A genomic stretch from Gavia stellata isolate bGavSte3 chromosome 24, bGavSte3.hap2, whole genome shotgun sequence includes:
- the LOC132319092 gene encoding lipocalin-like yields the protein MHTTLLGILGLALLVALHAQDSVPVQTDFQEDKLTGRWYSIGLASNSNWFKEKKHLMKMCTTVISATADGNLEVTSTYPKGDQCEKRNSLYTKTEQPGRFSYTSPRWGSKHDIRVVETNYEEYALVATQISKSTGSSTMVLLYSRTKELSPERLERFTQFSREQGLTDEEILILPRTDKCMADAA from the exons ATGCACACCACGCTGCTTGGCATcctggggctggccctgctcgTGGCACTGCACGCGCAGGACAGCGTTCCCGTGCAAACCGACTTCCAGGAGGACAAG CTCACGGGGAGGTGGTACAGCATCGGCCTGGCCTCCAACTCCAACTGGTTCAAGGAGAAGAAGCACCTGATGAAGATGTGCACCACGGTCATCTCCGCCACCGCAGATGGGAACCTGGAAGTCACCTCCACCTACCCCAA GGGTGACCAGTGTGAGAAGAGGAACAGCCTTTACACCAAGACAGAGCAGCCGGGGCGGTTCAGCTACACCAGCCCGC GCTGGGGCAGCAAGCATGACATCCGTGTGGTGGAAACCAACTACGAGGAGTACGCCTTGGTGGCCACCCAGATCTCCAAGAGCACTGGCTCCTCCACCATGGTGCTGCTCTACA GCCGGACGAAGGAACTCAGTCCCGAGCGCTTGGAGAGGTTCACCCAGTTCTCCAGGGAGCAGGGCCTGACGGATGAAGAGATCCTCATCCTGCCCCGGACAG aCAAATGCATGGCAGACGCTGCCTAG